One genomic region from Chthonomonas calidirosea T49 encodes:
- a CDS encoding D-alanine--D-alanine ligase family protein gives MSSTGRKYRVLVLMGGSSSERAVSLSSGQMILEALDPSRYDAVGADMDALFYLASQHLVSLSETGVSLPGLEWLEKQRQRLLPASAVVRPDVVFIALHGRNGEDGRVQGLLDLLGIPYTGSGVLASALAMNKHLSKQLFRADGLPIVPDIAVVRGKMPSLTSLLEDITAQWGGLPVFVKPNEEGSSVGCTLVERPEQLETAIETAHCYDALALIEPYVSGTEITVGVLEHPETGDVEALPVVEIVPRSTFYDYDSKYTMGGSEHIIPARLPAEVLSKAQQVATRCHMLLGCRGMSRTDLIVANQEPLILEVNTIPGMTPTSLLPDAAASAGISFAELVERLIRCALRHTIPPKQEVTTAYDS, from the coding sequence ATGAGCTCAACCGGTAGAAAATACAGGGTCCTGGTTCTAATGGGTGGCAGCTCCTCCGAACGCGCCGTCTCCTTGTCTAGCGGCCAGATGATCCTTGAGGCGCTCGATCCATCGCGTTACGACGCCGTAGGCGCCGATATGGATGCCCTGTTCTATTTAGCCTCACAGCATCTCGTGAGCCTTTCGGAAACGGGAGTATCGCTGCCGGGCCTCGAATGGCTAGAAAAACAGCGACAGCGTCTTTTGCCCGCCTCCGCTGTCGTGCGTCCCGATGTCGTTTTTATTGCTTTACACGGGCGAAACGGCGAAGATGGCAGAGTTCAGGGTCTTCTGGATCTCCTCGGCATCCCCTACACGGGCTCAGGCGTTCTGGCTAGCGCTTTGGCAATGAATAAGCATCTCTCCAAACAGCTTTTTCGAGCCGATGGCCTGCCAATCGTTCCTGACATTGCCGTTGTGCGTGGCAAAATGCCCTCGCTCACTTCGCTATTGGAAGACATCACCGCACAATGGGGTGGCCTCCCTGTTTTCGTAAAGCCCAACGAGGAAGGCTCTAGTGTGGGCTGTACCCTGGTAGAGCGCCCAGAACAGCTTGAGACCGCTATTGAAACCGCCCACTGCTACGACGCTTTGGCACTTATTGAACCGTATGTATCCGGGACCGAGATAACGGTGGGCGTTCTGGAACATCCGGAGACTGGCGATGTAGAGGCGTTGCCGGTGGTGGAGATCGTTCCGAGATCGACTTTTTATGACTATGACAGTAAATATACTATGGGTGGTAGCGAACATATCATCCCGGCACGACTGCCCGCAGAGGTGCTTTCAAAAGCCCAGCAGGTCGCCACGCGCTGCCATATGCTGTTAGGATGCCGTGGGATGTCCCGCACCGACCTGATCGTCGCGAACCAGGAACCGCTGATCTTAGAAGTGAACACGATACCTGGAATGACGCCTACAAGCCTCTTGCCAGATGCTGCGGCCTCTGCCGGAATTTCGTTTGCTGAGCTAGTGGAACGGCTTATCCGCTGCGCCCTTCGCCACACGATCCCTCCAAAACAGGAGGTCACCACGGCTTATGATAGCTGA
- the murC gene encoding UDP-N-acetylmuramate--L-alanine ligase: MISELPKHIHFIGIAGVGMSALAQAALRRGVKVSGSDPHAQADSNPAVARLLKEGAEIFDFHARENLAPSVDMVVASAAVPEDNPELQEAYRRGIPVLSRAAFLGALMDEHRGPTLAVAGTHGKTTTTAMIGVMLQQAGKDPTVFVGAEVPQLGGNARIGAPSAPFITEACEAYGSFLHLHPHYVVITNIEADHLDYYQTPENVVNGFRNFASQIRSADGALIVCRDDPGVQQLLKDFHPPCALYTYGLSDVRILEEGQHTRFLWNFEGRELTLTLHLPGRHNLLNALAAALSGQLLGLTETQIAEGLAAFTGAERRQEPIGTVRLPNGTIQIIDDYAHHPTEIRATLAAQRQVHPRSRLIVVFQPHLYSRTRDFLNEFATALSEADAVIVTDIYPARERPIPGVRAADIVHGIVRLKPSMPAIFLPDKTDAPKMLRALAQPGDVVLFLGAGDIRDEAITFFHLLQKAGLAE, encoded by the coding sequence ATGATCAGCGAGCTGCCAAAACATATTCATTTCATCGGTATTGCCGGTGTGGGGATGAGCGCCCTCGCCCAGGCGGCACTGCGACGCGGGGTAAAGGTGAGCGGGTCCGACCCTCACGCCCAGGCCGACTCCAACCCAGCTGTGGCAAGGCTTTTAAAGGAGGGCGCCGAGATATTCGATTTTCATGCACGTGAAAACCTCGCGCCGTCCGTTGACATGGTAGTTGCCTCTGCTGCTGTTCCAGAAGACAACCCGGAGTTGCAAGAGGCCTACCGAAGAGGGATTCCCGTCCTTTCGCGCGCGGCCTTTCTCGGCGCCCTAATGGATGAACATCGTGGCCCCACCTTAGCTGTCGCCGGCACCCATGGAAAAACCACCACGACAGCGATGATCGGCGTGATGTTGCAACAGGCCGGTAAAGACCCCACCGTTTTCGTAGGCGCAGAGGTGCCTCAGCTCGGCGGAAATGCCCGCATAGGTGCCCCATCGGCTCCTTTTATCACAGAAGCTTGCGAAGCCTATGGCTCTTTTCTACATCTTCACCCTCACTATGTGGTGATCACCAATATCGAAGCCGATCACCTAGACTACTATCAGACCCCAGAAAATGTAGTGAACGGCTTTCGGAACTTCGCATCCCAAATCCGCTCTGCCGATGGAGCGCTTATCGTCTGCCGAGACGACCCAGGGGTGCAACAGCTTCTCAAGGACTTCCATCCGCCTTGCGCTCTCTACACCTACGGCCTCAGCGATGTTAGAATTTTAGAGGAGGGCCAGCACACCCGCTTTCTTTGGAACTTTGAAGGGCGTGAGTTAACCCTAACCCTTCATCTTCCTGGCCGGCATAACCTGTTGAACGCCCTTGCGGCCGCTCTATCGGGGCAGCTTCTCGGCCTCACCGAAACGCAGATCGCAGAAGGACTAGCGGCTTTTACGGGAGCGGAACGGCGACAAGAACCGATTGGCACAGTGCGCTTGCCAAATGGCACCATCCAGATTATAGATGACTATGCCCACCATCCAACAGAAATACGCGCGACTCTTGCGGCGCAGCGTCAAGTCCATCCTCGTTCTCGCCTTATCGTTGTGTTTCAACCTCACCTCTACAGCCGAACCCGCGACTTTCTGAACGAGTTTGCTACGGCCCTTTCTGAGGCCGACGCGGTCATCGTCACCGATATCTATCCGGCACGCGAGCGCCCTATCCCCGGCGTGCGCGCCGCCGATATCGTGCACGGCATCGTGCGTCTAAAACCTTCTATGCCGGCCATCTTTCTTCCAGATAAAACCGACGCTCCCAAGATGCTGCGCGCGCTAGCGCAACCAGGTGATGTCGTGCTGTTTCTTGGAGCCGGCGATATTCGTGACGAGGCCATCACCTTCTTCCATCTCCTTCAAAAGGCAGGGCTTGCCGAATGA
- the murG gene encoding undecaprenyldiphospho-muramoylpentapeptide beta-N-acetylglucosaminyltransferase — MRVVVTGGGTGGHIFPALAVAESLTQLRPAAEVLYIGSANGMEAQIVPEYGWPFQPITARKLRKVLSPSTLLVLWSLWNGYKEARTYLRRFRAEAVLGTGGYVAAAAVLAAAREGIPSVICAPDVVPGRTNRLLARWAQRVCIAFPASAAYFPPDRVVLTGLPLRRGIIAPKQITPQEARQHFPSLSSERFTLLVLGGSQGARAINQVVLQTVPVLLEAGVQILHQIGKRDFPEVSNQLEAQGLAHREGYHPFAFLETEQMAYAYRAADLVVCRGGVSSLSEILANGLPSIVVPLPTAYADHQTHNARALEQAGAALLLPQFSLTPERLVQLVLGLQNEATRREQMRNAALALGRPDAAESVANEILSLVEARQGKIASLK; from the coding sequence ATGAGAGTCGTGGTGACAGGGGGAGGAACCGGTGGTCATATCTTTCCTGCGCTGGCCGTAGCTGAAAGCCTCACCCAGCTTCGGCCCGCAGCGGAAGTGCTCTATATTGGTAGCGCTAACGGCATGGAAGCCCAGATCGTTCCAGAATACGGGTGGCCTTTTCAGCCTATCACCGCCCGTAAGCTTCGTAAGGTGCTTTCCCCTTCCACTCTGTTGGTTCTCTGGTCGCTTTGGAACGGCTATAAGGAGGCACGAACCTATCTTCGTCGGTTTCGCGCCGAGGCGGTTCTCGGCACAGGCGGCTATGTGGCCGCCGCCGCCGTGTTGGCCGCCGCACGTGAGGGCATTCCGTCGGTTATCTGCGCTCCCGACGTTGTGCCAGGTCGCACCAATCGTCTCCTTGCTCGATGGGCACAACGTGTCTGTATCGCTTTTCCAGCCTCTGCCGCCTACTTTCCGCCGGATCGCGTGGTGCTTACGGGGTTGCCGCTACGACGGGGCATCATTGCTCCCAAACAGATCACGCCTCAGGAGGCAAGGCAACACTTTCCCAGTCTCTCTTCCGAGCGCTTCACCCTTCTCGTACTCGGCGGAAGCCAGGGCGCACGCGCCATCAATCAAGTGGTTCTGCAGACGGTACCCGTTTTGCTGGAGGCCGGAGTGCAGATTCTTCATCAGATAGGAAAGCGCGACTTCCCTGAGGTTTCGAACCAGCTCGAAGCGCAGGGCCTAGCCCATAGGGAGGGCTACCATCCTTTTGCGTTTCTAGAAACGGAACAGATGGCCTACGCCTACCGTGCCGCCGATCTGGTGGTGTGCCGCGGTGGCGTTTCCAGCCTTTCGGAGATCTTAGCCAATGGGCTACCCTCCATCGTTGTGCCCCTGCCCACAGCGTATGCCGACCATCAAACCCATAACGCGCGCGCCTTGGAGCAGGCTGGAGCCGCATTGTTGCTTCCTCAATTTTCGTTAACGCCCGAGCGACTGGTTCAACTTGTGTTGGGACTACAAAACGAAGCGACCCGACGTGAACAGATGCGCAATGCCGCCTTGGCGTTGGGGCGCCCCGATGCGGCCGAATCGGTCGCCAATGAAATTCTCTCACTCGTCGAGGCCCGACAGGGTAAAATAGCTTCTTTAAAATAG
- a CDS encoding glutamate ligase domain-containing protein, with protein sequence MHQHRGRHACAGSTFAASYRDRRRGRKNLDFAPLTPALVRHAKALVLIGEAADRMEQTFRRGGFQAIHRAASLEEAVHTAHALASPGDIVILSPACASFDMFANFEARGAAFRSAVKALLKEQEP encoded by the coding sequence GTGCACCAACATCGCGGCCGCCACGCGTGTGCTGGAAGCACTTTCGCGGCCAGCTATCGTGATCGCCGGAGGGGCAGAAAAAACTTGGATTTTGCTCCGCTCACCCCGGCACTTGTTCGCCATGCGAAAGCCCTTGTGCTTATTGGTGAGGCGGCCGACCGTATGGAGCAGACTTTCAGAAGAGGAGGGTTTCAGGCCATCCATCGTGCGGCTTCGCTAGAGGAAGCGGTGCACACAGCGCACGCTCTCGCATCGCCCGGAGATATCGTCATCTTATCGCCTGCCTGTGCAAGTTTCGACATGTTTGCCAATTTCGAAGCTCGTGGGGCCGCTTTCCGCTCCGCCGTTAAGGCCCTTCTCAAGGAGCAAGAACCATGA
- a CDS encoding FtsW/RodA/SpoVE family cell cycle protein gives MTTSRQPELGLFVTAVILTVIGLWMVLDTSYAQALYNPHLAHDPFFFVKRQALGAFIGFCTLSLLLYTDYRRLRVAAIPALLVGIGLLIAVHIPHVGIRMNGAARWIRLGPLSFQPSEVAKLCLILYVAARLSVPRLESQKEPRRSRRAKTAVSLEHLAPVLLVSLLYLMLIERQPDLGTAFVLFLTLLTQLFLAGVRKRHLLLFTGMIAFLVLITSLFGRASGNRQERILAFLHPQKDLQGIGYQIYHARLAVGSGEWTGLGLGNGREKYYLPQADSDFVFATYAEETGLVGVCILLVLFGIISWRGFAIARHTPDRFGALLAAGLTALITWQAIVNVAVASDSIPATGVPLPFISYGSTSLVLMLADIGLLMNIAQQAALSKRSAVEKISAPPTWEGSS, from the coding sequence ATGACGACATCGCGCCAGCCGGAGCTAGGGCTGTTCGTTACCGCTGTTATCCTTACAGTTATTGGGCTTTGGATGGTGCTAGATACCAGCTATGCCCAAGCGCTCTATAACCCACACCTTGCTCACGATCCGTTCTTCTTTGTGAAACGGCAAGCGCTTGGCGCTTTCATCGGTTTCTGCACGCTAAGCTTGCTCCTCTATACCGATTACCGACGACTGCGCGTCGCCGCCATCCCTGCACTGCTCGTGGGAATTGGGCTCCTTATAGCGGTTCATATTCCTCACGTAGGCATCCGAATGAACGGCGCCGCCCGGTGGATACGCCTCGGGCCCCTCAGTTTTCAACCCTCTGAAGTTGCTAAGCTCTGCTTGATTCTCTACGTGGCTGCCCGTCTCTCCGTACCGCGTCTTGAAAGCCAAAAAGAGCCGCGACGCTCGCGCCGAGCTAAAACTGCTGTTTCCCTAGAGCATCTAGCGCCCGTTTTGCTGGTAAGTCTGCTTTATCTTATGCTTATCGAGAGACAACCCGACCTCGGAACCGCCTTTGTGCTGTTCCTCACCTTGCTCACCCAACTTTTCCTGGCCGGCGTACGCAAACGGCACCTGCTGCTTTTCACGGGCATGATCGCCTTTTTAGTGCTCATCACAAGCCTTTTTGGGAGAGCTAGTGGGAACCGACAAGAGCGCATTCTCGCCTTTTTGCATCCTCAAAAAGACCTTCAGGGTATTGGCTATCAAATCTATCATGCGCGCCTAGCTGTAGGCTCTGGCGAATGGACGGGGCTTGGACTAGGAAATGGAAGGGAGAAATACTACCTTCCACAAGCCGACTCGGATTTCGTTTTTGCAACCTATGCCGAAGAGACGGGGTTGGTGGGTGTGTGCATCTTATTGGTGCTCTTTGGCATTATCAGCTGGCGTGGCTTTGCCATCGCACGCCACACGCCTGATCGGTTCGGAGCGCTGCTGGCCGCGGGTCTAACAGCTCTTATCACCTGGCAAGCCATTGTAAACGTCGCGGTGGCGTCCGATTCGATTCCGGCAACGGGTGTCCCTCTTCCCTTTATCAGCTATGGTTCTACATCTCTTGTTCTAATGTTGGCCGATATCGGGCTGCTTATGAACATCGCACAACAGGCCGCCCTTTCCAAGCGGTCGGCCGTAGAGAAGATTTCCGCACCTCCAACATGGGAGGGTTCGTCATGA
- the mraY gene encoding phospho-N-acetylmuramoyl-pentapeptide-transferase, producing the protein MPRLVFAFIVTFLLSSLPGSKLIARLRAMQIGQNISEDAPQTHTKKQGTPTMGGLLIHFGLTLAMLAYIGFFQWDMHRHLIGDLKLLPLLLLTLAFGAIGFLDDYLSLKRGKNLGLRAREKFLAQCLVAALFVLWLALTSNSDINLVNIAPVQLGYYSPIALYGFYYLLCLLLIVGFSNATNFADGLDGLSAGLNLITALALAVLVYSTEPTIAFFCIALAGSLAGFLWWNAYPARVFMGDTASLAIGAGLAGAAIMGKQEVGFVVASLVCWAELVSVIVQVLVFKYRRRRRGLDYAKTHRVFLRTPLHHHFEELGWPETQVVLRFWLAGLVCAALALLWRY; encoded by the coding sequence ATGCCTAGACTTGTCTTTGCCTTCATTGTAACCTTTCTTCTCTCCTCGCTGCCTGGGTCAAAACTGATCGCACGCCTAAGGGCCATGCAAATCGGGCAAAACATCAGCGAAGATGCCCCCCAAACCCATACCAAAAAGCAGGGCACACCTACCATGGGAGGGCTTCTCATCCATTTTGGGCTGACACTTGCCATGTTAGCCTATATCGGCTTTTTTCAGTGGGATATGCACCGACATCTCATCGGTGATTTAAAGCTACTTCCCCTCCTCCTTCTCACCCTGGCGTTTGGAGCCATCGGCTTTTTAGACGACTATCTTAGCCTCAAAAGAGGAAAGAACCTTGGCCTACGGGCGCGCGAAAAGTTCTTGGCACAGTGCCTTGTCGCCGCTCTCTTTGTCCTTTGGTTAGCGCTCACATCGAATTCCGACATCAATCTGGTCAACATCGCGCCGGTTCAACTAGGTTATTACAGCCCCATCGCCCTCTACGGTTTCTACTATCTGCTTTGTCTTCTGCTGATTGTGGGGTTTTCCAATGCGACGAACTTCGCAGATGGTCTCGATGGTCTCTCCGCTGGGTTGAACCTCATAACAGCGCTGGCGCTGGCCGTGCTGGTCTACTCCACCGAGCCCACCATCGCTTTCTTCTGTATCGCGCTGGCGGGTTCGCTCGCCGGTTTCCTCTGGTGGAATGCCTATCCCGCACGCGTTTTCATGGGCGACACGGCCTCTTTAGCCATCGGTGCTGGCCTGGCCGGTGCGGCCATCATGGGAAAACAGGAGGTGGGATTTGTGGTGGCCTCTCTTGTCTGCTGGGCAGAGCTGGTCTCCGTCATCGTTCAGGTGCTCGTTTTCAAATATCGCCGCAGGCGTCGTGGGTTAGACTACGCGAAAACCCATCGTGTGTTTCTTCGTACCCCCCTCCATCATCACTTTGAGGAGCTAGGTTGGCCAGAAACCCAGGTGGTACTTCGCTTTTGGCTCGCAGGCCTCGTATGCGCTGCGCTCGCCTTGCTTTGGAGATACTAG
- a CDS encoding cell division protein FtsQ/DivIB: protein MIADLPPKSYRSTAKKRRLVVGTLSLLLCIEVACALFTSPYLRVSDVVVKGLADLSPQEIDLTQQTAAKLLRHNWFIAPTHSVRQALHHLPWVRSVHIVRHFPHTLRLVIGLRQPFCRLVVGSTTYEMDDEGVPIRLARSSLPPLPTIHLPQEAIVCGRPLEDIEIGALLTILKQSRIENHPAIADVEVDSERNICLNMSDGMRVLFGQAEEIEQKIALLNRIYELQPNVAQLLSVVNLTCPSHPAAIPRLAYLKATSQPEASSPSHSIPSPPRNERSKIQG from the coding sequence ATGATAGCTGATCTTCCTCCCAAAAGTTATCGTTCCACAGCCAAAAAACGCCGGTTGGTGGTGGGGACACTATCCCTACTGCTTTGTATTGAGGTTGCTTGTGCCCTTTTCACCTCGCCCTATTTGAGGGTAAGCGACGTTGTGGTCAAAGGGCTAGCCGACTTGTCTCCCCAAGAGATAGACCTAACCCAACAAACAGCCGCGAAGCTTTTAAGACATAACTGGTTTATTGCGCCCACGCACTCGGTTCGCCAAGCGTTACATCACTTGCCGTGGGTGCGATCGGTGCATATCGTTCGTCATTTTCCGCACACGCTACGGTTGGTCATTGGGCTACGTCAGCCCTTCTGTCGCCTCGTGGTTGGCTCGACAACTTATGAAATGGATGACGAAGGAGTGCCCATTCGATTAGCACGCAGCTCCCTGCCCCCTTTGCCTACTATCCATCTTCCACAAGAAGCTATTGTCTGCGGCAGACCGCTTGAAGACATCGAGATCGGCGCCCTGCTCACTATTCTCAAGCAGAGTCGAATAGAAAATCATCCTGCCATTGCAGACGTGGAGGTTGATTCTGAGCGAAATATATGCTTAAATATGTCTGACGGTATGCGCGTGCTCTTCGGCCAGGCGGAGGAAATAGAGCAGAAGATCGCTCTCCTGAATCGGATTTATGAACTACAGCCCAATGTTGCACAACTACTTTCTGTTGTCAATCTTACGTGTCCATCGCATCCAGCGGCAATTCCGCGGCTCGCCTATCTGAAAGCGACCTCCCAACCGGAGGCGTCGAGCCCATCGCATTCCATACCATCGCCGCCAAGAAACGAACGGAGCAAAATCCAAGGATGA